The stretch of DNA CATAGTTACAGGCTTTTGGCTTTGTTTTAGGCATGTGAAATGGCACCACGATCACCTCAAATATGGCCGGGAAATCAAGGTTTTTTACTGCATTTAGGGTTTTGTCGTCCTCTTCTTCTATGAGTAGTTTAATGTCTAATTTTTCGCGGGGGTAATCAATAGACTGTAAGTTCCATATCAGTTTTTTTATCAGCTTATCCTCTTTATAAACGGGCAGTAATATGGTGTATATAGGCAGGTCGTCATCTACAACATGCTTTAGGTCGTCTTTGGTAACGGCCTGGTGCAGCTCAAAGCGCGAACCTACAAGCGCCAAAAACAACTTAAAGATAATGGCTATTAAAAAGAACGAGCTAATAATTACATTAATAATGATAGAGGTATTTTTAAAGCTGAGTATAAGCCCAATGCTTACCAATGCAATTAAAACGAATATAAATATCAGCTGCGGGGTGGTAAAGGTAACAATGGCCGATCTGTCCGGGTCGCGTTTTAACAGTTCAAATACGGCCGATTTTACATAAGGGTTACCCAGTAATACATTACTCATCCAGGTAATGTCCAAGTCTGATGCGATGATTATTTCTGGTTCGCGGTCGTAGGTAAACCGTATAAAATCAACAAACAGCTCATCGTCGGGGTTGGCCATTAGGGTTACTACCTTACCGTCCTCTATACGCAATGGCAAAGCCAGGTGGTCATGCGAAAACTTAAGGTCTATCTTTGCCAATACCTCCGGGTCAGACGCCTGATCGCGCGGGGCTATAATTTCATAGCCCGCATTGGTTAACGATCGTTCGTAGTTTTTACGCGATATATACCCCGATGTAAGCGCTACCTTAATGAAAGATATACCGGTTACTGCCGAATGCCTGTCAATTTCTTCGCGGTCGGCACTGGTGATAAAACCATCATTAATCAACAACTCAGGGATCGGCATCTTCATGAAAATAGTTTAGTTAAATGTAATGCACCGTGTGCCTTAATCATTAAACAACTCCTGTGATTTTTGAACCCTTGAACGTATATAAAGGAATGATAGTAATATTAATACCAGTATACCTAATAATATGTACAGGTTATAGCTATCCCAAAAACGGGTAAGCGAGCTTTTCGTATCAATATACTCCAGGTTATCGCTTGATTTATTGATGTTGAACAAGTATTTGTTGGAGTTAATATCAGATACGCAGACGTTACTTGACAGGGTAGACAACTGCTCGGTAATAGATTTTGATGCTGTTAAAAATGCTTCGGCAAGGTGTTTCCCCGTCGCCGTAAGCACCAGTGTGGCATTATTGCTTCGCCCATAAAATATTTGGGCTAAACCGTTGGATGTGGTATCGCCGAGGGAATAGACGACCGTATTATTATCGGTATTATATAGCCTGAAATTACGGTTGAATTTAATTGGCGCATCCGGAAACTCGTTTAACAATTGATCGTCTTTTGTTAACAAAGCTATCAGGTTGTTCTTTTTAAGATCTGATGGTTGCACCTCCGACGAGTACATAAACTCGGGGAAATTGTTAGCGTTAATGTTATTGTTTAACTCGTATATAATTTCGCCCATAGCACCGGCGGCATATTTAGCATACGGCTTTGATACCACAATACGGGTTGTACCACTATTAAATGCTTCAGGGTATTGGTAGAAGCTCAAATCGCTGGTGATGAACGGGTTTTTAGATTCCAGGTACGATTTATCAGCATCAATTTCGGCAAAGAAGTTGGTGAAGCTGTTAGAGCAGTTACCTCCTCTTGGATAAAACCTGAATTCGGCCTCCAGCGTATTGTACTTATGGTGCTGGTACCTGTTAATAGTAACCGATGTGTTTAATTTGCCCGAGGCGTCAAGTTTCTCGCTGCTTATCAGCAAGCCGTTCAAGTAAATGTTAAAGAAACCACGGTCGCCGGATAATAAGCTGCTGTAAATAGCAATAAAGCGTATCTCCACCTCTTTAGGGGTAAAGCTAAAATCGCTGTTTTTAAAGTTGAATGAGCTTTTTAACGCGCCTATACCGGTCATGAATGCGCTGCTGCCGCCAATTTGTTTTAACGATAGTTTTGAGCGGTTCTCATCAATGGTTTTAAAGAAGGTGTTTTGCGCCTTATTAACTAACAGGTAATCGCCAAAGGTAGAGTTAAGCACATTCATGTTACCTAAGGCAGTAATAGTTTTTTCGTAACCGGCATCGTCGCCGCCCGATACAAATAATATTTCGGTAGGGGTTGGGTCGGTAGTAACGGTTTTAACCGGCACAAAAGTACCGTTCATATCTACTATACGTGTAATGGTATCGGTAACTACACTTACAGATTTATGCAGGTAAAATATACCCTGGTTGTTTTGCGGTGTAACCTTTAATAAGGCGCGTTTATCAGCTGTAAGCGAACCCAGTTTACCCACCATAATATAATTACGCACGCTATCGGGCAAGTGGTTGTATTCAAATACATCAATTTTTTTAGATTGCGTTTTTTTCAATCTTGAGTAAGCCCATGCAACGGCCTTTAGATCGTGCAGATTGGGGTTTGCAGGATAAA from Inquilinus sp. KBS0705 encodes:
- a CDS encoding glycosyltransferase, producing MKMPIPELLINDGFITSADREEIDRHSAVTGISFIKVALTSGYISRKNYERSLTNAGYEIIAPRDQASDPEVLAKIDLKFSHDHLALPLRIEDGKVVTLMANPDDELFVDFIRFTYDREPEIIIASDLDITWMSNVLLGNPYVKSAVFELLKRDPDRSAIVTFTTPQLIFIFVLIALVSIGLILSFKNTSIIINVIISSFFLIAIIFKLFLALVGSRFELHQAVTKDDLKHVVDDDLPIYTILLPVYKEDKLIKKLIWNLQSIDYPREKLDIKLLIEEEDDKTLNAVKNLDFPAIFEVIVVPFHMPKTKPKACNYGLHFARGKYLTIYDAEDIPDTDQLKKVVTLFSKLPEEYICVQSALNYFNRNENFLTRMFTLEYSYWFDYMLPGLDTLDIPIPLGGTSNHFKLAELVDLGAWDPFNVTEDADLGVRAYAKGHKIAIINSTTYEEANNEPFNWIRQRSRWIKGYMQSYLVHMRDPVALWKEIGWKGFIGFNFFIGATPITFLVYPLLLAFFIAYIIFDLSTIRSLFPDWVLFMSIFNLMVGNILMIYVNMMAVFKRRYYELILFAIANPIYWLMHSISAYKGLYQLVVKPFYWEKTNHGLSKVNNQTNVVK
- a CDS encoding cellulose biosynthesis cyclic di-GMP-binding regulatory protein BcsB — translated: MKRFFTLLAFIFLTTVSIAQVQSILSFKALGHPDDEPVVGMSGSTLFYFRITPQYNADNSKVVIYFEASQALIKEKSFFNLMIGARPVYSGRLGKDSIQKVAINISRADVSSDNFLKITIRTALTITDDQCKDLDNPAMWIKVKNYSYLSLTKSTKDFFKGINISNCFDSKTAIVYPANPNLHDLKAVAWAYSRLKKTQSKKIDVFEYNHLPDSVRNYIMVGKLGSLTADKRALLKVTPQNNQGIFYLHKSVSVVTDTITRIVDMNGTFVPVKTVTTDPTPTEILFVSGGDDAGYEKTITALGNMNVLNSTFGDYLLVNKAQNTFFKTIDENRSKLSLKQIGGSSAFMTGIGALKSSFNFKNSDFSFTPKEVEIRFIAIYSSLLSGDRGFFNIYLNGLLISSEKLDASGKLNTSVTINRYQHHKYNTLEAEFRFYPRGGNCSNSFTNFFAEIDADKSYLESKNPFITSDLSFYQYPEAFNSGTTRIVVSKPYAKYAAGAMGEIIYELNNNINANNFPEFMYSSEVQPSDLKKNNLIALLTKDDQLLNEFPDAPIKFNRNFRLYNTDNNTVVYSLGDTTSNGLAQIFYGRSNNATLVLTATGKHLAEAFLTASKSITEQLSTLSSNVCVSDINSNKYLFNINKSSDNLEYIDTKSSLTRFWDSYNLYILLGILVLILLSFLYIRSRVQKSQELFND